In Vigna angularis cultivar LongXiaoDou No.4 chromosome 8, ASM1680809v1, whole genome shotgun sequence, one DNA window encodes the following:
- the LOC108344745 gene encoding uncharacterized protein LOC108344745: MAHQGEPTKLRWGELEEDDGEDLDFLLPPRQVIGPDDNGIKKVIEYKFDEDGNKVKITTTTRTRKLANARLSKRAVERRSWPKFGDAVHEEVGSRLTMVSTEEILLERPKPLGSKTEEPKTGGDPLAQFQKGAVLMVCRTCGKKGDHWTSRCPYKDLAPPSEGFVDKPATLDAAAATGGATKGAYVPPGMRAGAERSSGSDMRRRNDENSVRVTNLSEDTREPDLLELFRPFGPVSRVYVAIDQKTSMSRGFGFVNFVNREDAQRAINKLNGYGYDNLILRVEWATPRAN; this comes from the exons ATGGCGCATCAAGGGGAACCGACAAAGCTGCGGTGGGGCGAGCTGGAGGAGGACGACGGCGAGGATCTGGACTTCCTCCTACCGCCGCGACAGGTCATAGGGCCCGACGACAATGGGATAAAGAAGGTGATTGAATACAAGTTCGACGAGGACGGCAACAAGGTGAAGATAACAACCACCACGCGCACTCGAAAGCTCGCCAATGCGCGTCTCAGCAAACGCGCCGTCGAGCGTCGCTCCTGGCCCAAGTTCGGTGACGCCGTCCACGAAGAAGTCGGCAGCCGCCTCACCATGGTATCCACCGAAGAGATCCTCCTCGAACGCCCCAAGCCCCTTG GATCCAAAACGGAGGAGCCGAAGACTGGTGGAGACCCCTTGGCTCAATTCCAGAAAGGTGCTGTTCTGATGGTGTGTAGGACTTGTGGGAAGAAGGGTGATCACTGGACCTCAAGGTGTCCATACAAGGATCTCGCCCCGCCATCTGAGGGATTCGTGGATAAGCCTGCAACATTAGATGCTGCAGCGGCAACAGGTGGCGCAACCAAGGGAGCCTACGTGCCTCCTGGTATGAGGGCAGGGGCTGAGAGGAGTAGTGGATCTGATATGCGGCGAAGGAATGATGAGAACTCTGTGAGGGTAACCAACCTCTCTGAAGACACAAGAGAACCAGATTTGCTGGAGCTGTTCCGTCCTTTTGGTCCTGTAAGCAGAGTTTAtgttgccattgatcaaaagaCTAGCATGAGCAGGGGCTTTGGTTTTGTCAACTTTGTGAACAGGGAAGATGCACAAAGAGCTATCAACAAACTTAATGGGTATGGTTACGATAATCTGATACTTAGAGTTGAATGGGCAACCCCCAGAGCAAACTAG